In Chloroflexota bacterium, one DNA window encodes the following:
- a CDS encoding NAD(P)-dependent alcohol dehydrogenase, producing the protein MKAAYLEGTADIRVRESAVPAPAAHEALVRVRSVGICASDIHYYEHGRIGRFVVEQPLILGHEPSGEIVAVGAAVAHLEPGDRVSIEPGVPCHACEHCQAGRYNLCPDVVFMATPPVHGAFAEYVAHPASRCFKIPDGMSYDAAALIEPLSVGLYAVERGRAVLGDRAVVLGAGPIGLVTLLSLKSQGIDAVTVVDVVDFRLEKARALGAERTVDAREVDVDAELADSFDVVFETAGAPATVVQTIRLAARGGRVVLVGLSPDDSAPIDTNHIIDKGLDVVGVFRYAHTWPKAIELVASGRVDLEPLVSARYPLDDVQDAMDFARSRKDACIKVMVEP; encoded by the coding sequence ATGAAGGCCGCGTATCTCGAAGGGACCGCCGACATCCGGGTTCGCGAGAGCGCCGTCCCTGCACCGGCGGCCCATGAGGCATTGGTTCGCGTTCGATCCGTCGGCATCTGCGCGTCCGACATTCACTACTACGAGCACGGGCGCATCGGGCGCTTCGTGGTGGAGCAGCCGCTGATCCTGGGCCACGAGCCATCCGGCGAGATCGTCGCCGTCGGCGCGGCAGTCGCACACCTCGAGCCCGGCGACCGGGTGTCCATCGAGCCCGGAGTCCCTTGCCATGCGTGCGAGCACTGCCAGGCCGGTCGCTACAACCTGTGCCCCGACGTGGTGTTCATGGCCACGCCGCCGGTGCATGGGGCGTTCGCGGAATACGTGGCGCACCCGGCCTCGCGCTGCTTCAAGATTCCCGACGGTATGAGCTACGACGCCGCGGCGCTCATCGAGCCGCTCTCGGTCGGGCTCTACGCCGTCGAGCGCGGTCGCGCCGTCCTGGGCGATCGGGCGGTCGTCCTGGGAGCCGGGCCCATCGGGCTGGTGACCCTGCTGAGCCTGAAGAGCCAGGGCATCGACGCCGTGACCGTCGTCGACGTCGTCGACTTTCGTCTCGAGAAGGCCCGCGCGCTGGGCGCCGAGCGGACCGTGGATGCCCGCGAAGTCGATGTCGACGCGGAGCTTGCCGACAGCTTCGACGTGGTCTTCGAGACTGCCGGCGCGCCGGCCACGGTGGTGCAGACGATTCGACTGGCCGCGCGCGGCGGCCGCGTGGTCCTGGTCGGGCTCAGCCCCGACGACTCCGCGCCGATCGACACCAACCACATCATCGACAAGGGGCTGGACGTGGTGGGTGTGTTCCGCTACGCCCACACCTGGCCCAAGGCCATCGAGCTGGTGGCGTCGGGGCGCGTCGACCTCGAGCCGCTCGTCTCGGCGCGCTACCCGCTCGACGACGTGCAGGACGCCATGGACTTCGCGCGATCGCGCAAGGACGCGTGCATCAAGGTCATGGTCGAGCCATGA
- a CDS encoding formate--tetrahydrofolate ligase, with amino-acid sequence MSPSQPPDIEIAQAARLRPIEEIAAQVGLTGDEIETYGRTKAKVTQAAMAARQDAPDGDLVLVTAVTPTAAGEGKTTTTIGLTQALQRLGHRAISATREPSLGPVFGVKGGAAGGGYAQVVPMEDINLHFTGDFAAVTSAHNLLAAMLDNHLHQGNALDIDARRVLWRRVMDMNDRALHDIVVGLGGRTRGVPRETGFDITPASEVMAILCLARDLEDLKDRCARIAVADRGRGAFVTAAELEAQGAMAVLLRDAVLPNLVQNLEGGPALIHGGPFGNIAHGCSTLIATKLALKLADVAVTEAGFGADLGAEKFLNIKCPAGGLRPRLAVLVATVRALKLHGGADRRELDAEDLAALRAGLPNLEAHAENMAKFGLPVVVAVNRFPSDTDAEVDVVMKAAAAMGVPAAESTVFADGAAGGEELARQVLRALEAGGDNFAPLYEPEATLTEKIETVAREVYGADGVDYAAGVERRLRRMDRGVARGFPVCMAKTQYSLSDNASLRGRPEGFRITVRDVRLSAGAGFVVPLTGDILTMPGLPRRPFAVGMDVTPDGTISGLA; translated from the coding sequence ATGAGCCCTTCGCAACCGCCGGACATCGAAATCGCGCAGGCGGCCAGGCTGCGTCCCATCGAGGAGATCGCGGCGCAGGTCGGTCTGACCGGCGATGAGATCGAGACATATGGCCGCACCAAGGCCAAGGTGACGCAGGCGGCAATGGCTGCTCGGCAGGACGCGCCGGACGGCGACCTGGTCCTGGTCACGGCCGTCACGCCCACGGCGGCCGGCGAGGGCAAGACGACTACGACGATCGGGCTGACGCAGGCCCTGCAGCGCCTCGGACACCGCGCCATCAGCGCCACGCGCGAGCCCTCGCTGGGGCCGGTGTTCGGCGTCAAGGGCGGCGCGGCGGGGGGCGGCTACGCGCAGGTGGTGCCGATGGAGGACATCAACCTGCATTTCACCGGCGACTTCGCGGCGGTCACCTCGGCGCACAACCTGCTGGCGGCCATGCTGGACAACCACCTGCACCAGGGCAACGCGCTCGACATCGACGCGCGGCGCGTGCTGTGGCGGCGGGTGATGGACATGAATGACCGCGCGCTGCATGACATCGTGGTTGGGCTTGGCGGGCGCACGCGCGGCGTGCCGCGTGAAACCGGATTCGATATCACGCCGGCCTCCGAAGTGATGGCCATCCTGTGCCTCGCGCGCGACCTGGAGGACCTGAAGGACCGCTGCGCACGCATCGCCGTAGCCGACCGCGGGCGCGGCGCCTTCGTGACGGCCGCTGAGCTGGAGGCGCAGGGCGCCATGGCCGTGCTGCTGCGCGACGCGGTGCTGCCCAACCTGGTGCAGAACCTGGAGGGCGGCCCGGCGCTGATTCACGGCGGGCCGTTCGGCAACATCGCGCACGGGTGCAGCACGCTGATCGCGACCAAGCTGGCGCTGAAGCTGGCGGACGTGGCGGTGACCGAAGCCGGGTTCGGGGCCGATCTCGGCGCGGAGAAGTTTCTCAACATCAAGTGCCCGGCGGGCGGGCTGCGGCCCCGGCTGGCGGTGCTGGTGGCCACGGTGCGCGCGCTCAAGCTGCACGGCGGCGCCGACCGCCGTGAGCTGGACGCCGAGGACCTGGCGGCGCTGCGCGCGGGCCTGCCAAACCTGGAAGCGCACGCGGAGAACATGGCCAAGTTCGGATTACCGGTGGTCGTGGCGGTCAATCGTTTCCCCAGCGACACGGACGCCGAGGTGGATGTGGTGATGAAGGCGGCCGCCGCGATGGGCGTGCCGGCGGCGGAGTCAACCGTGTTCGCCGACGGCGCCGCGGGCGGCGAGGAATTGGCGCGGCAGGTGCTGCGCGCGCTTGAGGCCGGCGGCGACAACTTCGCGCCGCTGTACGAGCCTGAAGCCACCCTGACCGAGAAGATCGAGACCGTCGCCCGCGAGGTCTACGGGGCGGACGGCGTGGACTACGCGGCGGGCGTGGAACGGCGGCTGCGGCGCATGGATCGCGGCGTGGCGCGCGGGTTCCCGGTCTGCATGGCGAAGACGCAGTACTCCCTGTCCGATAACGCGTCGCTCCGAGGTCGGCCCGAGGGCTTCCGCATCACGGTGCGCGACGTGCGGCTGTCGGCGGGCGCGGGGTTCGTGGTGCCGCTGACGGGCGACATCTTGACGATGCCGGGGCTGCCGCGGCGGCCGTTTGCGGTGGGCATGGACGTGACGCCGGACGGGACGATTTCGGGGCTGGCGTAG
- a CDS encoding sialidase family protein: MITEATYTRDGRTATIRVERIDTWVEDTASIVNFPGILELDGRLILSFARSRHGAEHSHKEDPGRSLESFDDGETWQPAPNDEPLVTYDPLSGHKNDGFGGGCGRLRDGTIVHMSHSTVVHLDNGYDRAKGHMHEQFQQDDPTFRFQRATSDGQLLERFPFKVAGMPWGRRSYQVYSPILEMDDGDLLAAMEWVELLPEERWRREAHGRVWKYLFGVFIVRSGDGGRTWDYVTQFDPGEVKPVYGISDRPVDEGFDEAHMATLPNGDIFCVMRTGSYSPLWQTRSRDGGRTWDTPESMGWPGAKPQLQVLPNGVLACASGRGSYGHPQVTHVMISIDGTGHQWEAPFNFHTGPGCSYTTTMQRDGKLHVICSDSDFTRDMGTHGLPVQRIRRAVIDISTDA, translated from the coding sequence ATGATCACCGAGGCCACCTACACCCGCGACGGGCGCACCGCGACGATCCGCGTCGAGCGCATCGACACCTGGGTCGAAGACACCGCGAGCATCGTGAACTTTCCGGGAATCCTCGAGCTGGACGGCCGGCTCATCCTGAGCTTCGCCCGCTCGCGCCACGGCGCCGAGCACTCCCACAAAGAGGACCCTGGGCGCAGCCTGGAGTCGTTCGACGATGGCGAGACCTGGCAACCCGCACCGAACGACGAACCACTCGTCACCTACGACCCTCTCAGCGGCCATAAGAATGATGGCTTCGGCGGTGGGTGCGGGCGACTCCGCGACGGCACGATCGTCCACATGAGCCACAGCACGGTGGTCCACCTCGACAACGGCTATGACCGCGCGAAGGGTCACATGCACGAGCAGTTCCAGCAGGACGATCCCACATTCCGCTTTCAGCGAGCTACGAGCGACGGTCAACTGCTCGAGCGGTTTCCGTTCAAGGTTGCCGGCATGCCGTGGGGTCGCCGGTCGTATCAGGTCTACTCGCCGATCCTCGAAATGGACGACGGCGATCTGCTGGCGGCGATGGAGTGGGTCGAGCTGCTGCCCGAGGAGCGGTGGCGTCGCGAGGCCCACGGCCGCGTGTGGAAATACCTCTTTGGCGTGTTCATCGTGCGCTCCGGCGACGGCGGCCGCACCTGGGACTACGTGACCCAGTTCGATCCCGGCGAAGTCAAGCCGGTCTATGGGATCAGCGACCGGCCGGTCGACGAGGGCTTCGACGAAGCCCACATGGCCACGCTGCCGAACGGCGACATCTTCTGCGTGATGCGCACCGGCTCCTATTCGCCCCTGTGGCAAACGCGGTCGCGCGACGGCGGTCGGACCTGGGACACGCCGGAGTCGATGGGGTGGCCCGGGGCCAAGCCGCAGCTGCAGGTCCTGCCGAACGGCGTGCTTGCGTGCGCCTCGGGACGCGGGTCCTACGGCCATCCCCAGGTGACGCACGTGATGATCAGCATCGACGGCACTGGGCATCAGTGGGAAGCGCCCTTCAACTTCCACACCGGTCCGGGCTGCTCCTACACGACCACCATGCAACGCGACGGCAAGCTGCACGTGATCTGCTCGGACTCGGATTTCACCCGCGACATGGGGACGCACGGGCTGCCCGTGCAGCGCATTCGCCGCGCCGTCATCGACATCTCGACCGACGCATGA
- a CDS encoding sialidase family protein, which translates to MIRQARYSDGTRSATVTLERIDTWVEDTESIVNFPGILELDDRLVLYHARSRHGAEDSHKEDPNRILESYDDGETWQPRPDDDPLVTYDPFSGHKNDDFGVVGSGRLRDGTIVHMSHNTMMHFENGYDRSRGHMHEQFQQDDPTFRFQRASSDGQLLERFPFKVSGMPWGRRAYQVYSPILEMDDGDLLAAMEWVKLLPEDRWRHEAHGRIWKYLIGTFIVRSGDGGRTWDYVTQFDPDEVKPVYGITDRPPDDGIDEAHLAKLPNGDILCVMRTGAYSPLWQARSRDGGRTWDAPESMGWPGVKPQLEVLPNGVLACASGRGSYGHPQVTHVMISIDGTGHQWEPPFNFHTGPGCSYTTTMQRDGKLYVIYSDSDFTRDMGTHGLPVQRIRRAVIDISTDA; encoded by the coding sequence ATGATCCGCCAGGCCCGCTACAGCGACGGGACCCGCAGCGCCACCGTCACGCTCGAGCGCATCGACACCTGGGTCGAAGACACCGAGAGCATCGTGAACTTTCCGGGAATCCTGGAGCTGGACGACCGGCTGGTGCTCTACCACGCGCGCTCGCGCCACGGCGCCGAGGACTCTCACAAAGAGGATCCCAATCGCATCCTGGAGTCCTATGACGACGGGGAGACCTGGCAGCCCAGACCGGACGACGACCCGCTCGTCACTTACGACCCCTTCAGCGGCCACAAGAATGACGACTTCGGCGTCGTCGGGTCCGGACGTCTTCGCGACGGCACGATCGTCCACATGAGCCACAACACGATGATGCACTTCGAGAACGGCTATGACCGCTCCCGGGGGCATATGCACGAGCAGTTCCAGCAGGACGACCCCACGTTCCGCTTTCAGCGGGCTTCGAGCGACGGCCAGCTGCTCGAGCGGTTTCCGTTCAAGGTTTCCGGCATGCCCTGGGGGCGCAGGGCATATCAGGTCTACTCGCCGATCCTCGAAATGGACGACGGCGATCTGCTGGCGGCGATGGAGTGGGTCAAGCTGCTCCCGGAGGATCGGTGGCGCCACGAGGCCCACGGGCGCATCTGGAAGTACCTCATCGGCACGTTCATCGTGCGCTCCGGCGACGGCGGTCGCACCTGGGACTACGTGACCCAGTTCGATCCCGACGAGGTCAAGCCGGTCTACGGCATCACCGACAGGCCCCCCGACGATGGCATCGACGAAGCCCACTTGGCCAAGCTGCCGAACGGCGACATCCTCTGTGTGATGCGCACCGGCGCCTATTCGCCCCTGTGGCAAGCGCGATCGCGCGACGGCGGTCGTACCTGGGACGCTCCCGAGTCCATGGGGTGGCCCGGGGTCAAGCCGCAGCTGGAGGTCCTGCCGAACGGCGTGCTCGCGTGCGCCTCGGGACGCGGGTCCTACGGCCACCCGCAGGTGACCCACGTGATGATCAGCATCGACGGCACCGGGCATCAGTGGGAACCGCCCTTCAACTTCCACACCGGTCCGGGCTGCTCCTACACCACGACCATGCAACGCGACGGCAAGCTGTACGTGATCTACTCGGACTCCGACTTCACGCGCGACATGGGAACGCACGGGCTGCCCGTGCAACGCATTCGCCGCGCCGTCATCGATATCTCGACCGACGCATGA
- a CDS encoding sialidase family protein produces the protein MIRQARYNDGTRSATVTLERINTWVQDTESIVNFPGVLELNDRLVLYHARSRHGAEHTATEDPNRILESYDDGETWQPAPDDFPLSFKDPMTGRQIDAFGGSIGYLRDGTIVHIGHNTQLQHDVGYDGSRMHDRFQQDDPTFRFQRASGDGRLIEEIKFKVPGMSWGRRSYQVYSPIVELDDGDLLAAMEWVKMLPEERWRHEAHGRIWKYLFGVFIVRSGDGGHTWEYVTQFDPDEVKPVYGISDRTVDEGFDEAHLARLPNGDILCMLRTGSYSPLWQARSRDGGRTWDAPESTGWQAVKPQLQVLPNGVLACSSGRGAYGHPQVTHVMISIDGTGHRWEAPFYFHTGPGCSYTTTMQRDGKLHVIFSDSDFTRDMGTHGIPVQRIRRAIIDISTDAA, from the coding sequence ATGATCCGCCAAGCTCGCTACAACGACGGGACCCGCAGCGCCACCGTCACCCTGGAGCGCATCAACACCTGGGTCCAAGACACCGAGAGCATCGTGAACTTTCCGGGAGTCCTGGAGCTGAACGACCGGCTGGTGCTGTACCACGCGCGCTCGCGCCACGGCGCCGAGCACACCGCAACCGAGGACCCGAACCGCATCCTGGAGTCCTATGACGACGGCGAGACCTGGCAACCCGCCCCGGACGACTTTCCGCTCTCGTTTAAGGATCCGATGACGGGCCGCCAGATCGACGCATTCGGCGGGTCCATCGGCTATCTCCGCGACGGAACCATCGTGCACATCGGCCACAACACGCAGCTGCAGCACGACGTGGGCTACGACGGGTCCCGCATGCACGACCGGTTCCAGCAGGACGATCCCACCTTCCGCTTTCAGCGGGCGTCGGGCGACGGCCGGCTGATCGAAGAGATCAAGTTCAAAGTGCCCGGCATGTCGTGGGGGCGCAGGTCCTACCAGGTCTACTCGCCCATCGTTGAACTGGACGACGGCGATCTGCTGGCGGCCATGGAGTGGGTCAAGATGCTGCCGGAGGAGCGGTGGCGCCATGAGGCTCACGGCCGCATCTGGAAATACCTCTTCGGCGTCTTCATCGTGCGCTCCGGCGACGGCGGGCACACCTGGGAGTACGTGACCCAGTTCGATCCCGACGAGGTCAAGCCGGTCTACGGGATCAGCGATCGGACCGTCGACGAGGGCTTCGACGAAGCCCACCTGGCCAGGCTGCCCAACGGCGACATTCTCTGCATGCTCCGGACCGGCTCGTATTCGCCCCTGTGGCAAGCGCGGTCGCGGGACGGCGGTCGGACCTGGGACGCGCCCGAGTCGACCGGGTGGCAGGCGGTGAAGCCGCAATTGCAGGTGCTGCCGAACGGCGTGCTGGCGTGCTCCTCCGGGCGCGGGGCCTACGGCCATCCGCAGGTGACGCACGTGATGATCAGCATCGACGGCACCGGGCATCGCTGGGAAGCGCCCTTCTACTTCCACACCGGCCCCGGCTGCTCCTACACCACCACCATGCAGCGTGACGGCAAGCTGCACGTGATCTTTTCGGACTCCGACTTCACGCGCGACATGGGGACGCACGGGATTCCCGTGCAACGCATTCGCCGCGCCATCATCGACATCTCGACCGACGCCGCGTGA
- a CDS encoding sialidase family protein encodes MINQAIYSDGARTATITLERIDTWLEEDQTVINFPGVVPLDGDRLFMTIHWSRHGDEGKFGDPTRAYLSDDAGETWSQAPRDFPMVTRDPRTGWMTENWDSGAWGFLRDGSIARVDHNTHKQHTLGHDRSQGHMHERFQQEDPEFRWHRYARDGSKLEHWTFKVPELPRERASYQCYSRILELDDGDILVALEWVDLLSESEQHIDGSGRVRKFRFGTFIVRSSDRGRTWKSVATFDPAVVNPVYGIFDRGVDEGLDEADLAVLPNGDILCVMRTDSYAPMFQARSTDGGHTWSEPESTGWQGVKPRLEVLPNGVLACAAGRGAYGQPQVTHVMLSLDGTGNHWEAPFYFHTGPGCSYTTTMQRDGKLHVMFSHSDFTREMGTHALPNQKIRRAVLDVQLSEG; translated from the coding sequence ATGATCAACCAGGCCATCTACAGCGACGGCGCCCGCACCGCCACCATCACCCTCGAGCGCATCGACACGTGGCTCGAAGAGGACCAAACGGTCATCAACTTCCCCGGCGTCGTCCCGCTCGACGGCGACCGGCTGTTCATGACGATTCACTGGTCGCGCCACGGTGACGAGGGCAAGTTTGGCGATCCCACCCGCGCTTACCTTTCCGATGACGCTGGCGAGACGTGGTCCCAAGCCCCGCGAGACTTCCCCATGGTCACCCGCGACCCCCGCACCGGTTGGATGACCGAGAACTGGGACTCGGGCGCGTGGGGATTCCTGCGCGACGGCTCGATCGCGCGCGTCGACCACAACACGCACAAGCAGCACACGCTGGGCCACGACCGCTCGCAGGGGCACATGCACGAGCGCTTCCAGCAGGAGGACCCGGAATTCCGCTGGCATCGCTACGCCCGCGACGGCTCGAAGCTGGAGCACTGGACGTTCAAGGTCCCCGAGTTGCCGCGCGAACGGGCGTCGTATCAGTGCTATTCCCGCATCCTGGAGCTGGACGACGGCGACATCCTGGTGGCGCTGGAGTGGGTGGACCTGCTCTCCGAATCCGAACAGCACATCGATGGGAGCGGGCGGGTGCGCAAGTTCCGCTTCGGAACCTTCATCGTGCGTTCCAGCGACCGCGGGCGGACGTGGAAGTCCGTCGCGACGTTCGATCCGGCGGTGGTCAACCCGGTCTACGGCATATTCGACCGCGGGGTGGACGAGGGGCTGGATGAGGCCGATCTGGCGGTGCTGCCGAACGGCGACATCCTCTGCGTGATGCGTACCGACTCGTACGCGCCGATGTTCCAGGCGCGCTCAACCGACGGCGGCCACACCTGGAGCGAGCCGGAGTCGACCGGCTGGCAGGGCGTCAAGCCGCGGCTGGAAGTGCTGCCAAACGGCGTCCTGGCCTGCGCGGCGGGGCGCGGCGCCTACGGACAACCCCAGGTGACGCACGTGATGCTGAGCCTCGACGGCACGGGCAACCACTGGGAGGCGCCGTTCTACTTCCACACCGGCCCCGGCTGCTCCTACACCACCACCATGCAGCGCGACGGCAAGCTGCACGTGATGTTCTCCCACTCCGACTTCACCCGCGAAATGGGCACCCACGCCCTGCCAAATCAGAAGATCCGGCGAGCGGTGCTGGACGTGCAGCTGAGCGAGGGGTAG
- a CDS encoding TIM barrel protein: MRLGGSQAAYRWVSYPDLRIDRPEFGFRGMAYPYGTTTVGPVRLDDHVDWWIDRCVEHNFEALHMGSSWFADAEAAAPTGRRMAEHGLEWVGSVSGAWAVPRDEWPPVRAAAVRSLEILHAGGCRLTEIVNADPPGPPGQPVPNGGLRFGHFSREVPIAVQIDCMIENLRDLVPVAADLGIVLAFENHMDYRISEIVPVVQGVASPWLRINYDFANSLAVVEDQVEAARLAAPYLAMAHLRDMRVQSITTTGEPKFFHAPVGHGSVEIAEIFAILQAGAPDPDAIPVCLEPPCLPDYDPQLWMRLSIDWLGEHCARYFPTYFDAAARTPADS; encoded by the coding sequence ATGAGGCTCGGCGGGTCGCAGGCGGCGTATCGCTGGGTGTCGTATCCCGACCTGCGCATCGACCGTCCCGAGTTCGGCTTCCGCGGCATGGCGTACCCCTACGGCACCACCACGGTCGGCCCGGTGAGACTCGACGACCACGTGGACTGGTGGATCGACCGCTGTGTCGAGCACAACTTCGAGGCGCTGCACATGGGCAGTAGCTGGTTCGCCGACGCCGAGGCCGCCGCGCCCACCGGCCGCCGCATGGCCGAGCACGGCCTCGAGTGGGTCGGGTCCGTCAGCGGCGCGTGGGCGGTTCCTCGTGACGAGTGGCCGCCCGTCCGCGCGGCCGCCGTTCGAAGCCTGGAGATTCTGCACGCCGGCGGCTGCCGGCTCACCGAGATCGTCAACGCCGATCCGCCGGGGCCGCCCGGCCAGCCGGTGCCCAACGGCGGATTGCGCTTCGGCCACTTCAGCCGCGAGGTGCCGATCGCCGTCCAGATCGACTGCATGATCGAGAACTTGCGCGACCTCGTCCCCGTCGCCGCCGACCTGGGGATCGTGCTGGCCTTCGAGAACCACATGGACTACCGGATCAGCGAGATCGTGCCGGTCGTTCAAGGCGTCGCGTCGCCCTGGCTGCGGATCAACTACGACTTCGCCAACAGCCTGGCGGTCGTCGAAGACCAGGTCGAAGCGGCTCGGCTTGCGGCGCCCTATCTCGCCATGGCCCACCTTCGCGACATGCGCGTGCAGTCCATCACCACTACCGGCGAGCCCAAGTTCTTTCACGCGCCCGTGGGCCACGGCAGCGTCGAGATCGCCGAGATCTTCGCGATCCTGCAAGCGGGCGCGCCCGACCCCGACGCCATTCCAGTCTGCCTGGAGCCGCCTTGCCTCCCCGACTACGACCCGCAGCTCTGGATGCGGCTCAGCATCGATTGGCTGGGAGAGCACTGCGCGCGGTATTTCCCCACCTATTTCGACGCTGCCGCTCGGACACCAGCCGACTCGTAG
- a CDS encoding Gfo/Idh/MocA family oxidoreductase, with product MLNVGIIGLGGIARTHCEAIATLDDVRVIAVADLLEEPRQRYMREYDIPRGYVSHTELLQDDDVDAVAVVLGHQLHHRLTIDALNAGKHVLVEKPMALSLDQCDAMIAAADANNRKLMVGLSQHFYPTSIAAKSILDSGQLGPVITAVCYMSKNWTYEGRRPQYRSRFHGGGMLLANGVHVVDRLTWLMGSQAVSVSAAIGTHAHYQASDDSDVIFVRYKNGRAGVAVAVGFADGASDYSGHVICANGTLKFSHHYEEYVRVGKDDVWEDVPFTRPPAEFTNEWRDFADSIARDIEPPTHGPYARHIMEILFAAEQSAITGREVLLEGGTEWTHQTSGTPIHPEHGWV from the coding sequence ATGCTGAACGTCGGAATCATCGGCCTTGGAGGGATAGCGCGGACGCACTGCGAGGCCATCGCCACGCTGGACGACGTGCGGGTCATTGCCGTGGCCGACCTGCTGGAAGAACCTCGGCAGCGCTACATGCGCGAGTACGACATCCCCCGGGGCTACGTTTCACACACCGAGTTGCTCCAGGACGACGACGTCGACGCCGTGGCCGTCGTGCTCGGGCATCAGCTGCACCACCGCCTCACCATCGACGCGCTCAACGCGGGCAAGCACGTGCTGGTCGAGAAGCCCATGGCCCTCAGCCTGGACCAGTGCGACGCCATGATCGCCGCCGCCGACGCCAACAACCGCAAGCTCATGGTCGGGCTCTCGCAGCACTTTTATCCGACGAGCATCGCCGCCAAGTCGATTCTCGATTCGGGGCAGCTCGGACCGGTGATCACCGCCGTCTGCTACATGTCCAAGAATTGGACCTACGAGGGCCGCCGCCCCCAGTACCGCAGCCGCTTTCACGGCGGCGGCATGTTGCTGGCCAACGGCGTGCACGTCGTCGACCGATTGACCTGGCTCATGGGCTCTCAGGCCGTGTCCGTGTCCGCGGCCATCGGCACCCACGCGCACTACCAGGCCAGCGACGACTCGGATGTGATTTTCGTGCGCTACAAGAACGGCCGCGCGGGCGTCGCCGTCGCCGTGGGATTCGCCGACGGCGCGTCAGACTATTCTGGCCACGTCATCTGCGCCAACGGCACCCTGAAGTTCAGCCACCACTACGAGGAATACGTGCGCGTCGGCAAGGACGACGTATGGGAAGACGTGCCATTCACGCGTCCGCCCGCCGAGTTCACCAACGAGTGGCGGGACTTTGCCGATAGCATCGCGCGCGACATCGAGCCGCCGACGCACGGGCCGTATGCGCGGCACATCATGGAGATCCTGTTCGCCGCCGAGCAGTCGGCCATCACGGGCCGGGAAGTCCTGCTCGAGGGCGGTACCGAGTGGACCCACCAAACCAGCGGCACGCCCATTCACCCCGAGCACGGGTGGGTTTAG